The following coding sequences lie in one Filimonas effusa genomic window:
- a CDS encoding DNA-3-methyladenine glycosylase yields the protein MSYEQQPCTLPSHWQILPAAFYEREDVVQLARELIGKILVTCFDGVVTAGYITETEAYEGVTDRACHAWNGRRSNRTEVMYSPGGTAYVYLCYGIHHLFNVVTNKKDIPHAILIRGITPLVGVEHMLARTGKTKVSQTFGSGPGNVSKALGIHTRHTGQSLINTPEIFIASDGTSYPEEAIVAGPRIGVDYAGEDAKLPYRFLLSL from the coding sequence ATGAGCTACGAACAACAGCCATGTACCCTCCCCAGCCACTGGCAGATCTTACCAGCCGCCTTCTATGAACGGGAAGATGTAGTACAGCTGGCGCGCGAACTGATAGGGAAGATCCTGGTCACCTGCTTCGACGGTGTAGTCACAGCTGGCTATATCACAGAAACCGAAGCCTATGAAGGGGTTACCGACCGCGCCTGCCATGCCTGGAACGGGCGCCGCTCCAACCGCACCGAGGTGATGTACTCCCCCGGCGGAACGGCGTATGTTTACCTGTGTTATGGAATTCACCACCTGTTTAATGTGGTTACCAATAAGAAGGATATTCCGCATGCCATTCTTATCCGGGGGATAACGCCTTTGGTGGGTGTGGAACATATGCTTGCCCGCACGGGGAAAACGAAGGTTAGCCAGACTTTTGGCTCCGGGCCTGGTAATGTATCGAAGGCATTGGGGATTCATACCCGGCATACGGGGCAAAGTCTTATAAATACTCCGGAGATCTTTATTGCCTCGGATGGCACCAGCTATCCCGAGGAAGCGATTGTGGCCGGGCCGCGTATAGGGGTTGACTATGCAGGGGAAGATGCCAAACTGCCTTATAGATTTCTCCTCTCCCTTTAG
- a CDS encoding SAM-dependent methyltransferase: MGTVYLIPTVLHDEPEALEVLPAYITDAVKQCQVFFVENEKTARRFLKRLWREMVIDDYAWYAIHKAEDAVRTQFLEALQAGKNIGIISEAGCPGVADPGQILVAAAQQAGAVVKPLVGPSSILLALMASGMNGQGFRFRGYLPIDNLERRKAIKAIEVESQQQQCAQIFIETPYRNNALLKDLLQYCQPNTRICVAANITASTEKIQTKTAKEWLKQVPELHKIPVIFLIQA; encoded by the coding sequence ATGGGAACTGTTTACCTGATACCTACTGTATTACATGACGAGCCGGAGGCGCTGGAAGTATTGCCGGCTTATATTACCGATGCTGTAAAGCAGTGCCAGGTATTCTTCGTTGAGAATGAAAAGACGGCAAGGCGTTTCCTGAAACGTTTATGGCGCGAGATGGTGATAGATGATTATGCCTGGTATGCGATCCATAAAGCCGAGGATGCGGTAAGGACCCAATTCCTGGAAGCGTTACAGGCGGGAAAGAATATTGGCATTATCAGCGAAGCAGGCTGCCCCGGCGTTGCCGACCCCGGGCAGATATTGGTAGCAGCGGCACAGCAGGCGGGGGCAGTAGTAAAGCCCCTGGTAGGCCCCAGTTCCATCCTCCTGGCGCTGATGGCCAGTGGTATGAATGGCCAGGGATTCCGTTTCCGCGGTTACCTGCCTATAGACAATCTTGAACGTCGCAAAGCGATTAAAGCTATAGAGGTCGAATCGCAGCAGCAGCAATGCGCCCAGATCTTCATCGAAACTCCTTACCGCAACAACGCGTTATTAAAGGACCTTTTGCAGTATTGCCAGCCTAATACCAGGATTTGTGTTGCCGCCAATATCACCGCATCCACCGAAAAGATCCAGACAAAGACAGCCAAGGAATGGTTGAAACAGGTCCCCGAGTTACATAAAATCCCTGTTATATTCCTAATACAAGCTTAA
- a CDS encoding PorP/SprF family type IX secretion system membrane protein: MRKIILSFLPLIAPILLLAQDPHFSQFFSSPLTLNPAFTGKFDGTFRVSGNYRNQWPTINRAYQTATLSVDLPVMLNSIPETDRWGVGFMGYTDKSANGAVKFNYFSASTAYHIGLDEEGYHQIGAGFQATYANMMINTADLKFEDQLTASGFTGVTSELFNGSTLKNNYIDVNAGLLYSGSNTDRDFYYAGISMYHINRPKQQFTGALYLLNPRTTFHAGGYFPIGENLTLHLSGLTSIQAKASETVIGGAFQIQAGTETMINPINLYAGGWLRVKDAFIPYLGIEMNNARLGISYDVNTSQLKSASASRGGIEISLIYIARPSDRKEMPCPRF; the protein is encoded by the coding sequence ATGAGAAAAATAATCCTAAGCTTTCTACCCTTAATAGCGCCAATATTACTGCTGGCGCAGGATCCGCATTTCTCACAGTTCTTTTCATCACCACTTACCCTGAACCCCGCATTTACAGGAAAATTCGACGGCACCTTCCGGGTCTCCGGCAACTACCGCAACCAGTGGCCTACCATCAACAGGGCTTACCAGACAGCCACCTTATCGGTAGACCTGCCTGTGATGCTCAACAGCATCCCCGAAACAGACAGGTGGGGCGTAGGTTTTATGGGCTATACCGATAAAAGTGCCAATGGCGCCGTAAAATTCAACTATTTCTCCGCATCTACAGCCTATCATATAGGCCTCGATGAAGAAGGTTATCACCAGATAGGCGCAGGCTTCCAGGCCACCTATGCGAATATGATGATCAATACCGCCGACCTGAAATTCGAAGACCAGCTTACCGCATCCGGTTTCACCGGCGTGACATCCGAGCTCTTTAACGGCTCAACCCTCAAAAACAACTATATCGACGTAAATGCCGGCCTCTTATATAGCGGCAGTAATACCGACCGTGATTTCTATTATGCAGGCATCAGCATGTATCATATTAACCGTCCGAAGCAACAGTTCACCGGTGCCTTATACCTGCTGAATCCAAGAACCACGTTCCATGCCGGCGGTTATTTCCCGATAGGCGAAAACCTGACCCTTCACCTGAGTGGTTTGACCAGCATCCAGGCCAAAGCCAGCGAAACCGTCATCGGCGGCGCCTTCCAGATCCAGGCAGGTACCGAAACCATGATCAATCCCATTAACCTGTATGCCGGCGGATGGCTCCGCGTAAAAGACGCTTTCATTCCTTACCTGGGAATAGAAATGAACAATGCCCGTTTGGGCATCTCGTACGATGTCAACACCTCCCAGTTAAAAAGCGCCTCCGCCAGCCGTGGCGGGATCGAAATTTCGCTGATCTATATCGCGCGCCCTTCCGATAGAAAAGAAATGCCCTGTCCCAGGTTTTAG
- a CDS encoding EI24 domain-containing protein: MLKEIIISIQSFIQANEFIRRHKLWKWILVPGIVYAILFMISMYFFGKTSSQFIEWLSLKTGLSNWVSRMQSSLLGFLFTLSGLIFWLIQMMLYFSLFKYVILIIGSPVFTYLSEKTEAIIAGRELKFRLTELRADMTRGIRVALRNAFWQTIYTLSILILSIIPVVGWATPLMAVINECFYWGFSMVDYNNARRNMSVNNSIYYITHHKGLATGNGLLFYLMHLVPFLGWVLAPAYAIIAATLSMHAIQEKPGIIDNHLGHS; this comes from the coding sequence TTGTTAAAAGAGATTATCATATCCATCCAGTCGTTTATCCAGGCGAATGAATTTATTCGCCGGCACAAGTTGTGGAAATGGATCCTGGTGCCGGGTATCGTATATGCTATCCTGTTCATGATAAGCATGTATTTTTTCGGGAAGACCTCCAGCCAGTTCATCGAATGGCTAAGCCTTAAAACAGGACTAAGTAACTGGGTATCCCGTATGCAAAGCAGCCTGCTGGGCTTCCTGTTCACACTATCAGGACTCATCTTCTGGCTGATCCAGATGATGCTTTATTTCTCGCTGTTCAAATACGTTATTCTTATCATCGGTTCGCCGGTATTTACATATCTCAGTGAAAAAACAGAGGCTATTATCGCCGGAAGAGAATTAAAGTTCCGGCTTACCGAATTACGTGCAGATATGACCCGTGGCATTCGGGTGGCGCTCAGGAACGCGTTCTGGCAAACCATTTATACCTTGTCGATTCTCATCCTGTCTATTATTCCCGTAGTAGGCTGGGCCACCCCTTTGATGGCGGTGATCAACGAATGTTTTTACTGGGGTTTTTCAATGGTAGATTATAACAATGCGAGGCGGAATATGAGTGTCAACAATAGCATTTATTATATCACCCATCACAAAGGCCTGGCCACTGGTAATGGCCTGTTGTTTTACCTGATGCACCTGGTGCCTTTCTTGGGTTGGGTATTAGCCCCGGCCTATGCCATCATTGCTGCTACCTTAAGTATGCATGCGATCCAGGAAAAACCAGGTATTATCGATAACCACCTGGGACATTCCTAA